A genomic window from Tolypothrix sp. PCC 7910 includes:
- a CDS encoding NAD(P)H-quinone oxidoreductase subunit N, with the protein MALLTTGNAFIRELEKVGSLGVYVPPEGGYEGRYRRRLRATGYETLHITAKGLGDLAAYLTGVHGVRPPHLGKKSTGTGAAVGYVYYLPPIISSHLEQLPPKSKGLVLWIIEGHILSNQELDFLTALPRLEPKVKVVIERGGDRAFRWTPLEKTLLAS; encoded by the coding sequence ATGGCACTACTTACCACTGGCAACGCTTTTATTCGCGAACTAGAAAAAGTTGGATCTCTTGGTGTTTATGTTCCTCCAGAAGGGGGTTATGAAGGTCGGTACCGTCGCCGACTGCGCGCAACTGGGTATGAAACCCTCCACATTACTGCTAAGGGACTAGGAGATTTGGCGGCCTATCTCACAGGAGTTCATGGAGTCAGACCACCCCATCTGGGTAAAAAAAGTACTGGTACTGGTGCAGCAGTAGGTTATGTATACTATTTGCCACCTATTATCAGTTCTCATCTAGAACAGTTACCGCCCAAGTCTAAAGGACTGGTTTTGTGGATCATTGAGGGACATATTCTTTCCAATCAAGAACTTGACTTTTTGACAGCTTTACCACGCTTGGAACCAAAAGTCAAAGTAGTGATTGAAAGAGGTGGCGATCGCGCTTTCCGTTGGACTCCTCTAGAAAAAACGCTTTTAGCGAGTTAG
- a CDS encoding RnfABCDGE type electron transport complex subunit D: MLLNDIRDYQIIFLSLFLFLGIGTRDWTLQPELIGVAIATCLLTQWILSLVLSKEQNINIRSALITSLGLSLLLRADHWTTMALAAASAIASKFFFQVGNKHFFNPANFGIITALLLTSDAWVSPGQWGEDWWYGLLFVGTGGMILQRVGRWDTTAAFLGSYSLLEAIRNLWLGWTWDVYWHRLMSGSLLLFALFMVTDPRSIPNARIGRLVWAVCIAIFTFILRNYFFISSAVFWALFILAPLTILFDALWSEAEYSWFKKDENSHITSISTISNQDSLTSSS; this comes from the coding sequence ATGTTGCTTAATGATATCCGAGATTATCAAATTATATTTCTGTCCTTGTTTCTTTTTTTAGGTATTGGCACAAGGGACTGGACATTGCAGCCGGAGTTAATCGGAGTGGCGATCGCTACTTGTCTATTAACCCAATGGATTTTGTCATTAGTTTTGAGTAAAGAACAAAACATCAACATTCGCAGTGCTTTAATTACATCATTGGGACTCAGCTTATTGTTGCGGGCCGATCATTGGACGACCATGGCTTTAGCCGCAGCAAGTGCGATCGCTAGTAAATTTTTTTTCCAAGTTGGTAATAAACATTTCTTCAATCCTGCCAACTTTGGTATTATTACTGCCTTGCTGCTCACCTCTGATGCTTGGGTTTCGCCAGGACAGTGGGGAGAAGACTGGTGGTATGGGCTGTTATTTGTCGGTACAGGTGGCATGATTTTGCAGCGAGTTGGTCGCTGGGATACGACAGCTGCTTTTCTAGGTTCCTACTCACTGCTAGAAGCAATTCGTAATCTCTGGCTAGGTTGGACTTGGGATGTTTATTGGCATCGTTTAATGAGTGGGTCTTTATTATTATTCGCCCTGTTTATGGTCACAGATCCGCGCTCAATTCCCAATGCCCGAATTGGTCGCTTAGTTTGGGCAGTTTGCATCGCCATATTCACTTTTATCCTGCGGAATTATTTCTTTATTTCCAGTGCAGTTTTCTGGGCCCTGTTTATTCTAGCTCCATTGACCATTTTGTTCGATGCCCTCTGGTCAGAAGCAGAATATTCCTGGTTTAAAAAAGACGAGAACAGTCATATTACATCTATTTCAACAATTAGCAATCAAGATTCCCTAACCTCTAGCTCCTAA
- a CDS encoding GNAT family N-acetyltransferase has product MLIRPATPADVPKVLPMVAKICALHEAWDSAKYGFLPHPEQRYQNWLGRLANSNSSVFLVAEDEENLVAFLVATVEREIPIYRLKEFAFIHDIWVEPEYRQQGLARQMVIVAVESFEKAGIKQIRLDTAAINEAARRLFASCGFRISTIEMLMELNQ; this is encoded by the coding sequence ATGTTGATCCGTCCTGCTACGCCAGCTGACGTACCCAAAGTTTTACCAATGGTTGCAAAGATATGTGCTTTGCATGAAGCCTGGGACTCTGCCAAATATGGGTTTCTACCTCATCCAGAACAGCGTTATCAAAACTGGTTGGGAAGATTGGCAAATAGCAATAGCAGCGTATTTCTCGTAGCTGAAGATGAAGAGAATTTAGTGGCGTTTCTAGTAGCGACAGTTGAGCGCGAAATTCCTATTTATCGGTTAAAGGAATTTGCTTTTATTCACGATATTTGGGTTGAGCCAGAATATCGCCAACAAGGGTTAGCACGGCAGATGGTAATAGTGGCTGTTGAAAGCTTTGAGAAAGCGGGGATTAAACAAATCAGGCTAGATACCGCAGCAATTAACGAAGCGGCGCGGCGGTTATTTGCATCTTGTGGTTTTCGCATCAGCACTATAGAAATGCTGATGGAATTAAACCAATAG